One segment of Rhodopirellula baltica SH 1 DNA contains the following:
- a CDS encoding O-antigen ligase family protein has protein sequence MCLAADFGGILHWSQYVAATGILVAMLCSLVGLTDTTASSGLRQHKLLVPLGLLVLLAWIQTMPLPSSLVGLLSPGSQDAYSTWLDGLVPSEEQPSIHAMSVSPFDTHHVAMLLTLLLPLSFAASIVFHARNRLTMLLSAIAITGASVAIIGFYRKLDPTADIWFFQSKSSGFAGFVNRNNAALMLNFGLAASLGLLSWRMMALHSIELDDPDFEFNDLLALISDRESLIGLLSSITCVAGLLLNGSRGGVVAALFGLVFAFGYVRPRRGLIGLPVLAVVIAISVAILTVPMQLNLESITRLEMISANADTLQKDGRLLHWQDGWNAAMAYLPMGSGISTYGYSYLPYQSQSPGPWFEHADNLWLEMLVETGLPGVAIAALLFVILLRSLRRLSTSADPVDQGVRVAAWYAIAAVAASQFFDFGLIMPANLFVAVVLATAVVSRQVAGGGLQAPMPDEEDDPYHAMAMADPEYAMAMAAAEREEEAAAAADVEAESASENSKSISGGAKIKLKSTSKWGRLTSSVSVGAIAVVIILLSVLAIPGLKNDAESESLVRRIQSEYSGMKFQPDVLEQVESLLAENLESNPFPETRTLLAATQRDRGRLAETLEWRPTTIEQAGEIYAKTNLNERGLDYPPPLAAMTRDRLKSILHYEDAWNTSLAGVVTCPLGQASRASLVQLQSVMEPQPETSVAVKHLAKFYSTEPIRLMRLGRRAFMIGDYDSAVSTFRDSLALRPALASQLMPLFRVNQDKLPLSEVIPEESQAIELAAADVMLWDEPDQLFLKYAANAIDCSRASNLAGRAKCQALLSRIHFTLTDVEKATKSGEEAIRLMPDEPRYRVQLIEQMLITGNRKDALRHSRMGREAFPKDKRFQQFVDRIAEADRKEMLEPSLPKDDSLPSVESILN, from the coding sequence TTGTGTTTGGCAGCGGATTTCGGGGGGATCTTGCATTGGAGTCAATACGTCGCGGCCACCGGCATCTTGGTCGCGATGCTGTGCTCGTTGGTCGGTTTGACTGACACCACCGCGTCCAGCGGTCTGCGGCAACACAAGTTGCTGGTTCCGCTTGGTTTGTTGGTTCTGCTCGCATGGATCCAAACCATGCCGTTGCCATCCAGCCTCGTCGGATTGCTCAGCCCCGGATCCCAAGACGCCTATTCGACTTGGTTGGACGGTTTGGTGCCTTCGGAGGAGCAACCCTCGATCCATGCGATGTCGGTATCGCCGTTTGACACTCATCACGTTGCGATGTTGTTGACGTTGTTGCTGCCGCTTTCCTTTGCGGCGTCGATTGTCTTTCACGCACGAAATCGATTGACGATGTTGCTCAGCGCGATCGCGATCACGGGTGCATCGGTCGCGATCATTGGCTTCTACCGAAAACTCGACCCGACGGCGGACATTTGGTTCTTCCAATCCAAGTCCAGCGGGTTTGCAGGGTTCGTCAATCGCAACAACGCGGCGTTGATGTTGAACTTCGGATTGGCCGCCAGTCTCGGACTGCTGTCTTGGCGGATGATGGCTTTGCACAGCATCGAATTGGACGATCCAGACTTCGAATTCAACGATCTGCTGGCATTGATTTCCGACCGTGAATCTTTGATCGGTTTGCTTTCATCCATCACCTGTGTCGCTGGTTTGCTCCTGAACGGATCGCGAGGCGGTGTAGTCGCGGCTTTGTTTGGATTGGTTTTCGCTTTTGGATACGTCCGCCCCAGACGCGGCTTGATTGGTTTGCCTGTTCTGGCAGTGGTGATCGCGATCTCGGTAGCGATTTTGACGGTTCCGATGCAGCTCAATCTAGAATCGATCACTCGACTCGAGATGATCTCGGCGAACGCGGACACGTTGCAAAAAGACGGCCGGTTGCTGCACTGGCAAGATGGATGGAATGCCGCGATGGCTTACCTTCCAATGGGATCCGGCATCAGCACGTACGGATATTCCTATCTGCCATACCAGTCACAAAGTCCGGGACCGTGGTTTGAACACGCCGACAACTTGTGGTTGGAAATGCTGGTCGAAACCGGTTTGCCCGGCGTGGCGATCGCCGCTTTGCTGTTTGTGATTTTGCTTCGTTCACTGCGTCGGTTGTCGACGTCAGCCGACCCGGTTGATCAAGGCGTTCGCGTCGCCGCTTGGTATGCAATCGCCGCGGTTGCCGCCTCACAGTTTTTTGACTTTGGTTTGATCATGCCCGCCAACCTGTTCGTGGCTGTCGTACTGGCAACCGCGGTGGTTTCGCGGCAGGTCGCCGGCGGTGGATTGCAAGCACCGATGCCCGACGAAGAGGACGATCCTTATCACGCGATGGCAATGGCCGATCCCGAGTACGCGATGGCGATGGCTGCCGCCGAGCGGGAAGAAGAAGCGGCCGCGGCAGCAGATGTCGAAGCTGAATCGGCATCTGAGAACTCGAAGTCCATATCGGGCGGAGCCAAAATCAAACTGAAATCCACCTCCAAATGGGGCCGTCTCACATCATCGGTCAGCGTCGGTGCCATCGCGGTGGTGATCATTCTGCTTTCCGTGCTCGCGATTCCCGGTTTGAAAAACGACGCCGAATCGGAATCGTTGGTCCGACGCATCCAAAGCGAATACTCGGGAATGAAGTTTCAACCCGATGTTCTGGAACAGGTCGAATCGTTGTTGGCCGAGAACCTGGAATCGAACCCGTTCCCTGAGACCCGGACTTTGCTCGCTGCGACTCAGCGTGATCGCGGCCGCTTGGCTGAAACTTTGGAATGGCGTCCGACCACGATTGAACAGGCTGGTGAGATCTACGCGAAAACGAATCTCAATGAACGTGGACTGGACTATCCACCGCCTTTGGCTGCGATGACGCGAGATCGCCTCAAAAGTATCTTGCATTACGAAGACGCCTGGAACACATCGTTGGCGGGTGTCGTAACTTGCCCGCTCGGACAAGCCTCGCGGGCATCGTTGGTCCAATTGCAATCCGTTATGGAACCGCAGCCTGAAACCAGCGTCGCCGTCAAACACCTTGCGAAGTTCTACTCGACCGAACCCATCCGTTTGATGCGATTGGGACGTCGCGCTTTCATGATCGGCGATTACGACTCAGCCGTTTCAACGTTCCGAGATTCGCTCGCTCTGCGTCCTGCTCTGGCGTCCCAATTGATGCCTCTTTTCCGAGTCAACCAAGACAAGCTTCCGCTCAGCGAGGTCATCCCAGAAGAATCGCAGGCGATTGAATTGGCCGCCGCTGACGTGATGTTGTGGGATGAACCCGACCAACTCTTCCTCAAATACGCTGCAAATGCAATCGATTGCAGTCGCGCATCCAATTTGGCCGGACGTGCCAAGTGCCAGGCACTTCTATCCCGAATTCATTTCACGTTGACTGACGTTGAGAAAGCAACCAAGTCGGGAGAAGAAGCCATACGCTTGATGCCGGATGAACCGCGATACCGCGTTCAATTGATCGAGCAAATGTTGATCACAGGGAACCGAAAAGATGCCCTTCGGCACTCTCGGATGGGCCGCGAAGCGTTTCCAAAGGACAAACGGTTCCAACAATTTGTTGATCGCATCGCAGAAGCCGACCGAAAGGAAATGCTCGAACCAAGTCTTCCGAAAGACGACTCGCTCCCCAGTGTGGAATCCATTTTGAATTAG
- a CDS encoding DUF4346 domain-containing protein — translation MPSSPPKLTADSHVHFLTGRLAEAAVSEEANRIAKEFGCEHSVGVVPITVAALITPKWLSRHWEIPDHATHVILPGFLEDNLDAAGDLAAPLLGLIQQTSAEVLCGPKDCRDLHAWMTGRQEAVDLSAHSIEIIAEINHAPRLSIDQVVRIANQLREQGADRIDVGCDPSRRCQTIGNYVSALVDAGHTISIDTFDGEEAGDAIRAGATLVLSVNASNRDAARHWGCEVVAIPDVPDDLSSLDETIEFLTQHNIPFRVDPILEPIGSGFTESLLRYAEVRRRYPDIEMMMGIGNLTELTDVDSAGVNFLLLGICQEQSIRSVLTTQVINWAKSSVAECDIARRLVHHAVSRGVPPKRLSDQLVTLRDPKLRPHSEAALEALADGVKDNNYRLIAQNDTIHLISAGLHLTGKDPFELFAELMRQSQADNVDASHAFYLGYEMAKANIALTLSKQYEQDQALHWGHLTVEEDSHRIKRTSRHARSPQSPNDPTNSE, via the coding sequence ATGCCTTCCTCGCCTCCCAAGCTGACCGCCGACTCGCACGTTCATTTTCTGACCGGACGATTGGCGGAAGCTGCCGTGAGCGAAGAGGCAAATCGCATTGCGAAAGAGTTTGGTTGCGAGCACAGCGTGGGTGTTGTTCCGATCACCGTGGCCGCGTTGATCACTCCTAAATGGCTTTCTCGTCACTGGGAAATTCCCGATCACGCGACCCATGTCATCCTGCCTGGATTTCTCGAAGACAACTTGGACGCCGCCGGTGATTTGGCCGCTCCGTTGCTCGGACTGATCCAACAAACTTCTGCAGAGGTGTTGTGCGGTCCCAAGGATTGTCGCGACCTGCATGCCTGGATGACTGGTCGCCAAGAAGCCGTCGATCTTTCGGCTCACTCGATTGAGATCATCGCGGAGATCAATCATGCGCCGCGATTGTCGATCGATCAGGTCGTGCGAATTGCGAATCAATTGCGTGAGCAGGGAGCAGACCGAATCGATGTCGGATGCGATCCTTCGCGTCGTTGCCAAACGATCGGGAACTATGTTTCGGCACTCGTCGACGCAGGACACACGATCAGCATCGACACATTCGATGGCGAGGAAGCCGGCGATGCGATTCGAGCGGGTGCCACATTGGTGTTGTCAGTCAATGCATCCAATCGCGATGCGGCACGTCATTGGGGATGCGAAGTGGTCGCGATTCCTGACGTACCAGATGACTTGTCCAGCCTCGACGAAACGATTGAATTTCTCACCCAACACAATATTCCCTTCCGCGTCGATCCGATTCTCGAACCCATCGGATCGGGCTTCACCGAAAGTTTGCTCCGCTATGCCGAGGTTCGGCGGCGGTATCCCGACATTGAAATGATGATGGGCATCGGTAACTTGACCGAATTAACCGATGTCGATTCGGCGGGAGTCAACTTCTTGCTGCTCGGAATCTGCCAAGAGCAGTCCATCCGAAGTGTCTTGACCACGCAAGTCATCAACTGGGCGAAATCCTCGGTCGCGGAATGCGATATCGCTCGAAGATTGGTCCACCACGCGGTTTCGCGAGGCGTTCCGCCCAAACGTCTGTCCGACCAACTCGTCACTCTTCGCGATCCGAAGTTGCGACCGCATTCGGAGGCGGCTCTCGAGGCGCTCGCCGACGGCGTCAAAGACAACAATTACCGTTTGATCGCTCAGAACGACACAATCCATTTAATCAGTGCTGGTTTGCACCTTACCGGCAAAGACCCGTTTGAGTTGTTTGCTGAATTGATGCGACAATCACAAGCGGACAACGTCGACGCGTCACACGCGTTTTATTTGGGCTATGAAATGGCGAAGGCCAACATCGCGCTGACGCTGAGCAAACAGTACGAACAAGACCAAGCGTTGCACTGGGGGCACCTCACCGTGGAAGAGGACTCGCACCGAATCAAGCGGACCAGTCGGCATGCACGCAGTCCGCAATCGCCAAACGACCCGACCAATTCCGAATGA